The Halotia branconii CENA392 region CCGTCAAAAATTCTACTCCGGGTCAAGCTGTGGTGAAGCTCAAACCACCTGTAGTTTCCAAAGCACAGTTGCGGGGTATTCAGTCAGTGGCTAAAAATCGGCAATATGTGGTAGATGAAATTCAGTTCAATTCGCAACAACGAACAATCAATATTGTCGCAACACCTTATTAATCTTCTGTTGTCAGTTGTTAGTTGTCAGTGGTCAGTTGTCAGCAATAGGCAACAGACAAAATAGGTGATTATAAACCGCGCCTACACAAACAAAACCTACGGAGGTAGGTTTCAAAACCTTAATTTTCCATTAGTCCGCGCAGGCGGTGAGGGGGTCGCAGTCTACAGCCCTTCGGGCATCCTTCGGCGGGCGGTTCCCGTCGATTGCGTTAGCGTAGCGTTAGCGACGAAGGAGCGTCACCCCCGAACCCGTTCGCTCTTAGCGTTCCCGCAGGGTAGGGACTTTGCTTGTGTAGCCGCAAATTCTATGAGCTGGAGCTGAAGTTGACTTTGGTAATATTCTATGAAGAAAATTCTTACTAGTTTTTTGGCTTTGGGTGTTTGTCTAACGCCTTTAACAGTAATGTTAATTGCTCAACCCACTTGGGGACAGACTCAAAACCCGCAAGCGCAAACAGCTGAAAAACTACTAGAACAGGCAATACAAAAGGTACAGCAACAGGAATATAAACAAGCAATACCCATATTCCAGCAAGTTTTGGTCATGGCACGAGAACTTAAAGACCAAAAAAATGAAGCACTAGTACTGGTATGGCTTGGGTTTTGCAACGACGCATTAGGACAAAAGCAGCAAGCACTCTCCTTCTACAACCAAGCTCTGCCCCTAAGACGGGCTGTGGGCGATCGCTCTGGTGAAGCGGTTACACTCAATAACATCGGTAAAGTCTACGACGATTTAGGACAAAAGCAAAAAGCACTGGAATTTTACAACTCTTCTTTGCCCCTAACACGGGCTGTGGGCGATCGCTCTGGTGAAGCTCGTACACTCAATAACATCGGTAAAGTCTACGACGATTTAGGACAAAAGCAAAAAGCACTGGAATTTTACAACTCTTCTTTGCCCCTAAGACGGGCTGTGGGCGATCGCTCTGGTGAAGCGGTTACACTCAATAACATCGGTGCAGTCTACTCCGCTTTAGGACAAAAGCAAAAAGCACTGGAATTTTACAACTCTTCTTTGCCCCTAACACGGGCTGTGGGCGATCGCTCTGGTGAAGCGGTTACACTCAATAACATCGGTGCAGTCTACTCCGCTTTAGGACAAAAGCAAAAAGCACTGGAATTTTACAACTCTTCTTTGCCCCTAACACGGGCTGTGGGCGATCGCGCTGGTGAAGCCGTTACACTCAATAACATCGGTTTAGTCTACTCCGATTTAGGACAAAAGCAAAAAGCACTGGAATTTTACAACTCTTCTTTGCCCTTAACACGGGCTGTGGGCGATCGCTCTGGGGAAGCGGTTACTCTCAGTAACATCGGTAAAGTCTACTCCGATTTAGGACAAAAGCAAAAAGCACTCGAATTTTACAACTCTTCTTTGCCCCTAACACGGGCTGTGGGCGATCGCTCTGGTGAAGCGGTTACTCTCAGTAATATTGGTGGACTCTTCCAAAGTACAAATCGACCAACCCAAGCCATTACTAATTTGCAGCAATCTGTCCAAATTAGCTTAGAAATGCGCCAGGGTTTGCAACGAGAAAATCGCCAAAAGTTTTTACAAGAAAATGGTGGAAGTGCTACTGCTTTAGTCGATGTCTTGATTAATCAAAAAAAATACGATCAAGCCTTTGAATGGGTTAACGTATTTACTACAGCCGACCTTGCTGATTATACTCGCCTGATTAATGCCAAAGTTGCCAACCCAGAAGCACAGCAAGCTCTTGATAATTGGAGTCAACAAAATCAACAATTAGAATCTCTGCGACAACAACTGCAAGACAATCGCTCCGAAAGTCTACCCCAACAAATTCGGCAATTAGAAGCACAAGTTTACTCACAAGCCGAAACTATCTCTCGCAGTTTCCCAGAAGTGGCAGAACTATTTGAAACTACCCCAGCAGATATTAAAAACCTGACATCTTCCATCCCCGCAGGAACGGTTGTGATTCAACCAGTCTTGCTGACTAATGTTAGAGATATACCTAATAACGTCGCCTTTTTCATCTTCAACAAAGATAAATTGAGCGTTATTAAAAAATCTATTGAACCCGCTGAATTTAATCAACTTCTTACTCAATATCTCAAACAGGTACAAAATGACGGTGATGCTAGCTACATTGAAACTGGTGGTAAACTCTATGATATTCTTATTCGTCCTATAGAAGACAAAATTCAGGCTTTATCTCCCAAACAACTGAGTATTATTGCGACTGGTAAACTGCGTCATTTACCTTTTGAAACCCTTTACGACAGTAAAACAGACAAATTTCTGATCCAAAAATATCCTGTCAACTATCTCACTCGTATTTCCAATAATTCCTTAAATTCTCTAGATTTGCAAAATGCTGATACCCGCAAAACACAAGCTGTTTTAGCATTTGGTAATCCAGTACCCAGTAAATCGCAAAATCTTCCAGGTGCAGAAGAAGAAGTCAAAAAAATTAAGGAAATACTGCCAGATAGTGAAGTTTATATCCACAATGAAGCTAGCTTAGAAAAATTTAAATCCCAAGCATTGCGCTTTTCATTTTTGCATTTAGCAACTCACGGCTGTTTTCAAACTGAAGATTGTAAAAAAGTCAAGTTACAAAATAATACTTTATTATTTGCTGATGGATCTTTAGACATTGCCAATGCTGCTCTTTTAGGTTTACAAGGCACACAACTAATTACTCTGAGTGCTTGTCAAACTGCTGTAGACACAAATTTGAATGACATAGGAATTGCAGGTGTTGCTTATATATTTGAGCGTGCTGGTGCTAAAGGTGTGATGGCAAGTTTGTGGGCGGTTGAGGATAAAGCAACTCAAGAATTAATGGTTGATTTTTATCAAAATGTCAAGCAAGGTATGACGAAAGGTGAAGCTTTGCAACAAGCTAAGTTGAAGTTAATTGCAGATCATCGCCATCCTTTTTATTGGTCGCCATTTGTCTTAATTGGTGATGCGCGTTGAAGTAGTTCACATTCACAGATCCCCGACTTCTTAAAGAAGTCGGGGATCTAATTTTTAATTTTAGATGTAGGTTATTGTGTCAAAATTTGACGGATTAAAATACTCATCACCTCATCTGCGTTACCAGTTGGTAACAGTGGACTCCAGTCGCCGACGCTGGCGTAGCCAATTACCTGCAAATGGTGAATTGTGCTGATAACGACTTTGGCTGAACCCATCAATATATGTTTAAGAGGTTCTCTCTTGGGAGATGGACGTTCAGTTGATTGATTGAAAGTAGGCGGATTTAAATTTTTGCTACCCAAGTACTGTTCTAACTGTGAATGGGCGGAATTTTCTGATTGTGCCATGATTATATTTATACTCCGATATTTGGGGTTAGATAAAGGCGATCGCACTTTTCTTGGCGGAACAGGGGGTCGCCTTTATCATGTCTTAATATTAAAGTATAATTTTATACTAGTCAAGCATTAGATTTAAAATTTATTGTGAATAATTCTCAAATTTGCTTGAGAAGAAATAGACATTCTGAAAAACTCACAAGACTTAAATTTCTTCACCGCAGAGGGTCTAAACTTGTTGTAATCGCATTAAAGGGGTTCTAAAAATAAATCGCTTTACGTCTACGCACTCCTCAGTGAAGCAGTCTTCCTCGTGACGAAAGCGGTCTGATTTGCGCTTGCAGCAATTTCCCTTGTGACGAAAGCGGTCTCATTCGCGCTTGTAGCGGTTTCCCTCGTGACAAAAGCGGTCTAATTTGCGCTTGCAGCGGTTTCCCTCGTGACGAAAGCGGTCTGATTCGCGCTTGCAGCGGCTTACCTTGTGACGAAAGCAGTCTGATTTGCGCTTGCAGCGGTTTCCCTCGTGATGAAAGCGGTCTTTTTGATGACGATTGATTTAAGACATCAAATTTAAAATTATTAATTATTAATATTACGATTAAATACCGAGAAATTACTGGTAGTAGCTGAAAAATTTATGAAAGAAATTGTGATTTACTCTGAAGCACAATGCTATTTAACTAGGACAAGCTATTTTTAGAAGTATCTAAACAAATAAATTTATGGCTCGCCAAAAAAGAACATCTCGCGTTTTGGAAAAAGCTGAGTTAAGATTGTCTGGGCTAAAATCGATTGTTCCAGATATCAAATTTGATGAGGATTATAATCTGGAAAAAATGATAGTGTCAATTGAACATTTACGTACAAAAATTGAAGTTTACAATACTGCTTTGTCTGTAGTTGATTCTTCTAAAACTGAAATTGAAGAAATGGAACAAAACTTGCGTCAGTTTTGTGAAAAGATGTTAATGATAGTTGCTATTAAATACGGCAAAGACAGCCGCGAATATGAAATGGCAGGTGGCATTCGTAATAGCGATCGCATCCGCAAAATCAGAGCCAGTCGCTTAAAATCTATTGCCGAAAAAGCCTCAGATGAGAATACTAAAGCTGTTTAGTTATTCGTGTTGGTGGCAGCATCCTGTTTTGGCGAATCGCCCAAGAAGATGAAAAATTTTCTTGAGCGATCGCTTTCAACTGTAACATCGAGTTAATCTGGAATATTATAGACTTTACATGCATACTTACTAGTAAGTATGAAATTAATAAGATATAGATGATTAACTAAATAGGAAAATTGCATGGAAGGTAAAAGATTTATCCGCACTCTGCGATTAGAGAACTTTCTTTCTTATGGAAGTGACAGTGAAGAAATTGAACTGCAACCGCTAAATGTTTTAATAGGGGCAAATACTTCTGGTAAATCAAATTTAATTGAAGCAATTGGAATTTTAAAAGCAACACCAACAGATTTACCTGCCCCATTTCGGCAAGGTGGAGGAGTTAGTGAGTTTTTGTGGAAGGGTGAACAGGAAACTCCAGTAGCCAAAATAGAAGCTACTGTTAATTATCCAGAAGGACTCCAACCCTTACATTATCAGTTGATGTTCACGTCTACTAGAGGCAGATTAGATTTAATAGATGAAGTAATAGAAGAAAATCAATATCAAAATTCGGTTAATAATATCCTTAGTTCTTACTATCGCTATAACAGTGGATATCCAGATTTAATGGTACAAAAAGGTAATTACTTACAACCACATGGAAACTATATTCATCCAGATAACTTAATGCCAGACCAGTCCATTTTGTCTCAAAGAAAAGACCCTGAACTTTATCCTGAGCTTTCTTATTTAGGAAGTCAGTTTTCTACGATAGGATTATACCGAGAATGGCATTTAGGGAGAAATTCTGAAATCAAAAAAAATCAAAAGCCTGATTTACCTGCAATGTATCTTCTAGAAGATGGAAGTAATCTAGGAATATTTTTAAATAACTTAAAAATTAAAATAAATAGAGAAATAGTTGAAAAACTAAAAAAATTTTATGATAAATTTGAAGACTTTAATGTAAATATCTATGGCGGTACAGTACAAATATTTATTCGTGAAGAAGGTGTTATTCAACCAATTCCTGCAAATCGTTTATCCGATGGGACACTGCGTTATTTATTTTTAATGGCTTTACTGCTCGATCCAACTCCACCACCACTGATATGTATTGAAGAACCAGAAATAGGGTTACACCCAGATATTCTACCGACTATTGTAGAAATGCTAATCGATGCATCACAGAGAACTCAAATCATAATCACTACTCATTCTGATGCTTTAGTTTCTGCTTTGAATGAATATCCAGAATCAGTGTTGATATGCGAACGTAATGAAAAAGGCTCTCACCTCCGTCGCCTTGAACCTGATAGACTGAAAAACTGGCTAGAAAAGTATACACTTGGCGACCTCTGGCGGATGGGTGAAATTGGGGGAAATCGATGGTAAAAGAGGTGAGAATTTATATAGAAGGTGGTGGAGATGGAAAGAATACGAAAGCTTTAATAAGACAAGTATTTAGTAAATTTTTTAACTCGCTTGTAGAAATAGCTAAAAGTCAAAAAATTAAATGGAATATTACTATATGTGGTTCTCGTAATAATACTTTTCGTGATTTTAAAAATGCTTTAAAATCTCATCCAGAAGCTTTTAATGTATTGCTTGTTGATGCAGAAGCACCTGTCACCAAACAGTCTACTTGGGAACATCTAAAATTTAGAGATAACTGGAATGCACCGCTAGGAGTTGATGATAGTCATTGCCATTTAATGGTACAAGCAATGGAAGCTTGGTTTATTGCTGATGTATCAACTTTAAAGCAATTTTACGGACAGGGATTTAAAGAAAATGCTATTCCCAGGAATGCTAATGTAGAAACTCTTGACAAAGACAGTTTAGAACCAAGCCTAAAAACTGCGACTCGTAGCACTACAAAAGGTGAGTACCAAAAAATCAAACACGCCTCGAAGCTTTTAGAGTTGTTGGATAGTGCTAGGGTTCGCCAAGCTTCGCTATACTGCGATCGCTTCTTTACCACACTAACAGCAAAAATGGGTGTATCAAGCAACAACCCCAGCGAAGAGTAAAAAAACCTTGAGCGATCGCCACTGGTAAGAGCTAAATTTAGATAGAGTACTGGATTGTTTAATTAGTTATGCTGGCAAGCTACATTGACCAAGCAATGGAACTAGCAGTTTATGAGATCATTGAAGAGGATCAAACTTATTGGGGTGAAATTCCAGGTATACAAGGAGTTTGGGCGTGTCATCAAATACTAGAAGGATGTCGGCGTGAATTAAGAGAAGCTTTGAGTGACTGGCTGGCGTTGCGGTTACATTTGGGATTAACGATTCCGATAATAGCTGGTATTAATCTCAATGAAATGACCAAACCTATATAAAAATGTCTAGATTAACCCCAGTTTCTTGGCGTGATTTAGTAAAACGTCTGCAAGAGTTGGGCTTTGAAGGGCTATACGCAGGAGGAAAGCACCCACAAATGCGACGAGGTGATGTGACTGTAATTATTCCTAACTCTCATGAAGGTGATATTAGTGTGGGTTTATTATCACGGCTATTGCGACAAGCTGGGGTTTCTCGTGAAGAATGGTTGAGTAAGTGAAATCTAGTAATGTTAGAGGCTATTTATCCAGTAAATTTAATGTGATTATAGCGCCGCAGCGATCGCATCAAAATGGTAAAAAATCCTTGAGCGATCGCGTCTTAAATTTCACATCACGTTATCATCAAGTATTGTGGCTTTCCTGTGCGTAACTCCTAGCATCTATGACCGCTTCTGAATCTGCAACCGAACCCACTAAACCCAATAATACTAATACATTTATCACAGACCATCGACAGGTAGACCGCAGCAAACTCAGTCAAATGTACCTGCACTATGTCGAGACGAAAGATAAATATCTTCACGCTGTGTTGTTGTATCGGGTAGGAGACTTCTTTGAATGCTATTTTCAAGATGCTGTCATCCTAGCGCAAGAATTAGAATTAGTCCTCACCAGCAAACAAGCTGGAGAACAAGGACGAGTAGCAATGTCTGGTGTGCCGCATCACTCCTGGGAACGCTACACAACGCTGCTAGTAGAAAAAGGCTTTGCAGTGGTCATTTGTGACCAAGTAGAAGACGCATCAGAAGCGGCTGGGAGGTTGGTGCGGCGTGAGGTAACACGCATTCTTACCCCTGGGACTTTGCTAGAAGAGGGAATGCTCAAATCTAGTCGTAATAATTACTTGGCGGCTGTGGTAATTGCAGCGAATCATTGGGGTTTAGCTTATGCAGATATTTCCACAGGTGAATTTCTCACTACCCAAGGCAGTGATTTAGAACACCTCACCCAAGAATTAATGCGCTTGCAGCCTTCGGAAGTGTTGGTTCCTAGTAATGCTCCCGATTTGGGTAGTTTGCTACGTCCAGGAGAAACTTCGCCCCATCTTCCCCAGTGTCTACCACCATCATTTTGCTATAGTTTGCGATCGCAAGTTCCCTTTTCTCAAGGTGAAGCCAGACCTAAATTATTGCAGAAATTTAAAGTGCGATCGCTTGAAGGACTCGGTTGTGATCAT contains the following coding sequences:
- a CDS encoding CHAT domain-containing protein, coding for MKKILTSFLALGVCLTPLTVMLIAQPTWGQTQNPQAQTAEKLLEQAIQKVQQQEYKQAIPIFQQVLVMARELKDQKNEALVLVWLGFCNDALGQKQQALSFYNQALPLRRAVGDRSGEAVTLNNIGKVYDDLGQKQKALEFYNSSLPLTRAVGDRSGEARTLNNIGKVYDDLGQKQKALEFYNSSLPLRRAVGDRSGEAVTLNNIGAVYSALGQKQKALEFYNSSLPLTRAVGDRSGEAVTLNNIGAVYSALGQKQKALEFYNSSLPLTRAVGDRAGEAVTLNNIGLVYSDLGQKQKALEFYNSSLPLTRAVGDRSGEAVTLSNIGKVYSDLGQKQKALEFYNSSLPLTRAVGDRSGEAVTLSNIGGLFQSTNRPTQAITNLQQSVQISLEMRQGLQRENRQKFLQENGGSATALVDVLINQKKYDQAFEWVNVFTTADLADYTRLINAKVANPEAQQALDNWSQQNQQLESLRQQLQDNRSESLPQQIRQLEAQVYSQAETISRSFPEVAELFETTPADIKNLTSSIPAGTVVIQPVLLTNVRDIPNNVAFFIFNKDKLSVIKKSIEPAEFNQLLTQYLKQVQNDGDASYIETGGKLYDILIRPIEDKIQALSPKQLSIIATGKLRHLPFETLYDSKTDKFLIQKYPVNYLTRISNNSLNSLDLQNADTRKTQAVLAFGNPVPSKSQNLPGAEEEVKKIKEILPDSEVYIHNEASLEKFKSQALRFSFLHLATHGCFQTEDCKKVKLQNNTLLFADGSLDIANAALLGLQGTQLITLSACQTAVDTNLNDIGIAGVAYIFERAGAKGVMASLWAVEDKATQELMVDFYQNVKQGMTKGEALQQAKLKLIADHRHPFYWSPFVLIGDAR
- a CDS encoding AAA family ATPase gives rise to the protein MEGKRFIRTLRLENFLSYGSDSEEIELQPLNVLIGANTSGKSNLIEAIGILKATPTDLPAPFRQGGGVSEFLWKGEQETPVAKIEATVNYPEGLQPLHYQLMFTSTRGRLDLIDEVIEENQYQNSVNNILSSYYRYNSGYPDLMVQKGNYLQPHGNYIHPDNLMPDQSILSQRKDPELYPELSYLGSQFSTIGLYREWHLGRNSEIKKNQKPDLPAMYLLEDGSNLGIFLNNLKIKINREIVEKLKKFYDKFEDFNVNIYGGTVQIFIREEGVIQPIPANRLSDGTLRYLFLMALLLDPTPPPLICIEEPEIGLHPDILPTIVEMLIDASQRTQIIITTHSDALVSALNEYPESVLICERNEKGSHLRRLEPDRLKNWLEKYTLGDLWRMGEIGGNRW
- a CDS encoding DUF4276 family protein, with protein sequence MVKEVRIYIEGGGDGKNTKALIRQVFSKFFNSLVEIAKSQKIKWNITICGSRNNTFRDFKNALKSHPEAFNVLLVDAEAPVTKQSTWEHLKFRDNWNAPLGVDDSHCHLMVQAMEAWFIADVSTLKQFYGQGFKENAIPRNANVETLDKDSLEPSLKTATRSTTKGEYQKIKHASKLLELLDSARVRQASLYCDRFFTTLTAKMGVSSNNPSEE
- a CDS encoding type II toxin-antitoxin system HicB family antitoxin is translated as MLASYIDQAMELAVYEIIEEDQTYWGEIPGIQGVWACHQILEGCRRELREALSDWLALRLHLGLTIPIIAGINLNEMTKPI
- a CDS encoding type II toxin-antitoxin system HicA family toxin, encoding MSRLTPVSWRDLVKRLQELGFEGLYAGGKHPQMRRGDVTVIIPNSHEGDISVGLLSRLLRQAGVSREEWLSK